One window of the Candidatus Phycorickettsia trachydisci genome contains the following:
- a CDS encoding tetratricopeptide repeat protein: protein MTKENKVAKQASITLERSYKMRANQSYNDGCDALDNQDFNKAIDSFSNAIEQYIKISDFNKGNLAKDYIKACTNLAVCFVMQGNLDEVLHVIKEVEKNGLKLEYDHEVILSKALYNLGLTQAPDEATESFQKAKDWDPTNVEATYKLGLLFMRQGTEDKYLAAKKEFQEVIDNKNCPKENLDLQLNSFCQLIECEIRLREDSSNTLNSAWQFISDNAQEFLSNKDTESQKTYNSLIVYMYSRTTESILNQGQHIKEIQKFTYNIDLMALNPDIQEAVFQFWHDKGQSLVCSESENGDKDRGEEILEFVRLSGYDIPLFEED from the coding sequence ATGACAAAAGAAAATAAAGTGGCAAAGCAAGCAAGTATTACGCTAGAACGGTCATATAAAATGAGAGCTAATCAATCATATAATGATGGTTGCGATGCTCTTGACAATCAAGATTTTAACAAAGCTATAGATTCTTTTTCCAATGCGATCGAACAATATATTAAAATAAGTGATTTTAATAAGGGCAACTTAGCAAAAGATTATATTAAAGCTTGCACTAACTTAGCTGTATGTTTCGTTATGCAGGGAAACCTTGACGAAGTTTTGCATGTTATTAAAGAAGTAGAAAAAAATGGTCTTAAATTAGAGTATGATCATGAAGTAATTCTTTCAAAAGCTCTGTACAATTTAGGTCTTACTCAAGCGCCTGACGAAGCAACTGAAAGCTTTCAAAAAGCTAAAGATTGGGATCCTACAAACGTTGAAGCAACATATAAATTGGGGCTCTTATTTATGAGACAAGGTACAGAAGATAAATATCTTGCTGCTAAAAAAGAATTTCAAGAGGTGATTGATAATAAAAATTGTCCTAAAGAAAATCTTGACCTTCAACTGAACTCTTTCTGTCAGTTAATAGAGTGTGAAATTAGGTTAAGAGAAGATAGTTCAAATACCTTAAATTCAGCCTGGCAATTCATAAGTGATAATGCGCAGGAATTTTTAAGTAATAAAGATACAGAAAGTCAAAAAACTTACAACTCTCTTATTGTATACATGTATAGTCGTACAACGGAAAGTATCTTAAATCAAGGACAACACATAAAGGAGATACAAAAATTTACATACAACATCGACCTTATGGCACTTAACCCAGATATCCAAGAAGCAGTATTTCAATTTTGGCATGATAAAGGGCAATCTTTAGTATGCAGCGAATCAGAAAATGGAGATAAAGATAGAGGGGAGGAAATATTAGAATTTGTTAGACTTAGTGGCTATGATATACCCTTATTTGAAGAGGATTAA
- a CDS encoding TerC/Alx family metal homeostasis membrane protein, with product MWFVFFAVVISLLILDLGFLHNKNQELSFRHALLMSLFYVVIALLFGMYIWYQLGAESFEEYLTGFMLEKSLALDNIFLMSLVFSNLSIPSKYQHRVLFWGIIGVVILRGVMISLGVQLIVRFEWILYIFAVLMIVTGIKTFFVSTHMVDIKNNILLIYMRRYLRITDELHDQKFFVIQHDHLHSKKYLFVTPLFVALVLIEFIDLIFAFDSLPAIFNITRDPFIIYVSNIFAILGLRSLYFVLSSIVNKFYYIKFSLAVILIFIGSKMFIAELMHVDKIPPIISLGFTVISLSIGVLYSVYKAR from the coding sequence ATGTGGTTCGTATTCTTTGCCGTAGTCATTTCTTTATTAATTCTTGATTTAGGGTTTTTGCATAATAAAAATCAAGAATTAAGTTTTAGGCACGCTCTGTTAATGAGTTTATTTTATGTAGTGATAGCATTGCTTTTTGGCATGTATATCTGGTACCAACTTGGTGCAGAAAGTTTTGAGGAATATTTAACAGGCTTCATGCTCGAGAAATCTTTGGCGCTAGATAATATATTTTTAATGTCTTTGGTATTTTCTAATTTATCTATTCCTTCTAAATATCAACATAGGGTACTTTTTTGGGGTATTATAGGAGTAGTTATTCTGCGGGGCGTTATGATTAGTTTAGGCGTTCAGCTAATTGTTAGATTTGAATGGATTTTATATATTTTTGCTGTTCTGATGATTGTGACAGGAATAAAAACGTTCTTTGTATCAACGCATATGGTGGATATAAAAAATAATATACTTCTTATATATATGCGTCGCTATCTAAGAATTACCGATGAATTACATGATCAAAAATTTTTTGTTATACAGCATGATCACCTACATTCAAAAAAATACTTATTTGTAACGCCTTTATTTGTCGCTCTTGTATTAATAGAATTTATAGATCTAATCTTCGCATTTGATAGCTTGCCAGCGATATTTAATATAACTCGAGATCCATTTATAATATATGTAAGTAACATATTTGCTATTCTTGGATTAAGGTCTTTATATTTTGTTTTATCTTCAATAGTGAATAAATTTTATTACATTAAATTTTCTTTAGCTGTAATTTTAATTTTTATAGGTTCTAAAATGTTTATAGCAGAATTGATGCACGTAGATAAAATACCGCCTATAATTTCTCTAGGTTTTACAGTGATATCCCTAAGTATAGGAGTGTTATATTCAGTGTATAAGGCTCGTTAA
- the virB9 gene encoding P-type conjugative transfer protein VirB9 codes for MRKKLSLIFLILMLWSLESAAVRESRPTPVDPRIRVMVYSPDDVFKFTGYYNYQASIELAPDEEVASISMGDTTGWQIVPSGNRIFLKPVDNDATTNMTLLTNKRTYYFELYAEEAQDIRDPDMVFNVKFLYPDEEMNLNHIQSYSLAGDNDLPDLTHPENYNFYYSISGNEEIAPIKIFDDGQFTYLQFRDRNSQLPAIFAVDDDLKEELVNYRPARSDSNLVIIERVYNKLSLRAGKKIVCIFNEAFRLN; via the coding sequence ATGAGAAAAAAACTTAGCTTAATTTTCCTAATTTTGATGCTTTGGAGTTTGGAATCCGCAGCAGTTAGAGAGTCTAGACCAACTCCTGTTGATCCTAGAATCAGAGTAATGGTATATAGCCCTGATGATGTATTTAAATTTACTGGTTATTACAACTATCAAGCTAGCATTGAACTTGCTCCCGATGAAGAAGTAGCCAGTATCTCTATGGGTGATACCACGGGATGGCAGATCGTTCCTTCTGGTAATAGAATATTTTTAAAGCCTGTAGACAATGATGCAACTACTAACATGACTTTGTTGACAAATAAAAGAACATATTATTTTGAGTTGTATGCTGAAGAAGCCCAGGATATTCGTGATCCAGACATGGTATTTAACGTAAAATTCCTTTATCCAGATGAAGAAATGAATCTTAACCACATACAAAGTTATTCCCTTGCCGGAGATAACGATTTACCTGATCTAACTCATCCCGAAAATTACAACTTCTATTACTCTATTAGTGGCAATGAAGAAATTGCTCCAATTAAGATTTTTGATGATGGACAATTCACATACCTACAATTCAGAGATCGAAACAGTCAACTTCCTGCTATATTTGCAGTCGATGATGATTTAAAAGAAGAACTTGTAAACTACCGCCCAGCTCGTAGTGACTCCAATTTAGTTATAATAGAACGAGTATATAACAAGCTTTCTTTACGGGCTGGAAAAAAAATAGTGTGTATTTTTAACGAAGCATTTAGACTAAATTAA
- a CDS encoding CPBP family intramembrane glutamic endopeptidase, producing MPLPYIFLSIASLASLFVKNKHIIVALISWAIFTAFMKGVINLYGILSLFLFASICHYYFVNQNLNKLFKFLLFGLICFFITGFAFHFIPGFFNTRVITDMQLSPLSYPFSSYMNFDKTVAALILYTTSNLYALQKPLDKDSLLITFQTLLMAFLIILGPSILSKYVTFDPKLTSIFWIWEINNFLFVCMAEEVMCRGFLQNTFKELLKSKYLHIILASFIFGLAHFEGGLIYMGLSWLAGILYGYAYDKTGRIISSMIVHCGINSIHFIFFTYPAAM from the coding sequence ATGCCCTTACCTTATATTTTTTTATCAATTGCTTCACTTGCATCTTTATTTGTCAAAAATAAACATATAATTGTAGCTCTTATATCTTGGGCCATATTTACTGCTTTCATGAAGGGAGTAATAAATTTATATGGTATTTTGTCTTTATTTCTTTTCGCTTCAATTTGCCATTACTATTTCGTAAATCAGAATTTGAATAAATTATTTAAGTTCTTGCTCTTTGGTCTTATCTGCTTTTTCATAACAGGATTTGCGTTCCACTTTATACCAGGATTTTTTAATACACGCGTTATCACTGACATGCAGCTATCACCTTTATCGTACCCATTTTCTTCATACATGAATTTTGATAAAACCGTTGCCGCATTGATTTTGTACACAACTAGTAACTTATATGCTTTACAAAAGCCCTTAGATAAAGACTCTTTATTAATTACCTTTCAAACTTTATTAATGGCTTTTTTAATAATTTTAGGTCCCTCCATATTATCTAAATACGTTACTTTCGATCCAAAATTAACAAGTATATTTTGGATTTGGGAAATCAACAATTTCTTATTTGTATGCATGGCTGAAGAGGTAATGTGTCGAGGTTTTTTACAAAACACCTTCAAAGAATTATTGAAATCTAAGTATTTACATATAATCTTGGCATCTTTTATTTTTGGTTTGGCTCATTTTGAAGGAGGTTTAATATACATGGGACTGTCATGGTTAGCCGGAATATTGTATGGATATGCTTACGACAAAACAGGCAGAATCATTAGCTCTATGATAGTACATTGCGGAATTAACTCTATTCATTTTATATTCTTCACCTATCCAGCAGCAATGTAA
- the murA gene encoding UDP-N-acetylglucosamine 1-carboxyvinyltransferase, translating to MDELIVPGPQILRGQIDVSGAKNGVLPLIVCSMLTDQEIVLSNVPNLSDVHTMSNLMRSYGADVYFDQKYKKLHIKCFSINYSGACDTVKKIRASIWLLAPLLIRLGKVRMPMPGGCGIGDKKSGARQIDLHLDLLAAMGASIEVRDGYVLAEIKEKFKATDFTFKKVSVGATINAILASVLADGETILRECAIEPEISEMCHLLVKMGAKIQGIGTRELVIYGVESLKGAEQKVIPDRIEAGTYLIMAAATNGYVKVNGINYSTLESLCNVLELAGNKMEFHDDSISLYSGQQIHPVDITTMPFPGFVTDLQAQFMSLMCLSSGTSFISEKIYDNRFMHVKELNKMGANISIEGSTAKVIGVKELNAASVKASDLRASVCLVLAGLSAKGVTRIADIHHLRRGYEDLDLKLAKCGVQVEWSNSVDIISETVASLV from the coding sequence ATGGATGAGTTAATCGTACCTGGTCCCCAAATTTTAAGAGGACAAATTGATGTTTCTGGTGCTAAAAATGGTGTGCTACCTTTGATAGTTTGCTCTATGCTTACTGATCAAGAAATTGTCTTATCCAATGTCCCTAATTTGAGCGACGTACATACCATGAGTAATTTAATGAGATCTTATGGTGCCGATGTATATTTCGATCAAAAATATAAAAAACTTCATATTAAGTGCTTTAGTATAAATTATTCAGGGGCTTGTGATACTGTAAAAAAAATCAGAGCTTCGATATGGCTTTTGGCTCCGCTTTTGATACGTTTAGGTAAAGTAAGAATGCCAATGCCTGGTGGATGTGGGATAGGGGATAAAAAATCCGGTGCTAGACAAATTGATTTGCATCTTGACTTACTTGCGGCAATGGGAGCAAGTATAGAAGTGCGAGATGGGTATGTTTTAGCTGAAATTAAGGAAAAATTTAAAGCCACTGATTTTACTTTTAAAAAAGTTTCAGTTGGGGCAACTATCAATGCTATATTAGCCAGTGTTCTTGCTGATGGCGAAACAATTCTGAGAGAGTGCGCAATTGAGCCAGAAATTTCCGAAATGTGTCATTTACTCGTCAAAATGGGAGCTAAAATTCAAGGAATAGGAACTAGAGAACTTGTGATTTATGGAGTGGAAAGCCTAAAAGGAGCGGAGCAAAAAGTTATTCCTGATCGTATTGAGGCTGGAACGTATTTAATAATGGCTGCTGCAACTAATGGTTATGTGAAGGTGAATGGGATTAATTATAGCACCCTTGAAAGTTTATGTAATGTATTGGAGCTGGCAGGAAATAAGATGGAATTTCATGATGATTCAATTTCTTTATACAGTGGCCAGCAAATTCATCCAGTCGATATCACAACTATGCCTTTTCCTGGCTTTGTTACTGATTTACAAGCACAATTTATGAGCTTGATGTGTTTATCTTCGGGGACCTCTTTCATATCAGAGAAGATATACGATAACCGTTTTATGCATGTAAAAGAACTAAATAAAATGGGTGCAAATATTTCTATTGAGGGCTCAACGGCAAAAGTAATAGGTGTTAAAGAATTGAATGCAGCAAGCGTAAAAGCATCGGATTTAAGAGCCTCTGTGTGTTTAGTGTTGGCTGGTCTATCTGCAAAAGGAGTAACTAGAATCGCAGATATACATCATCTAAGAAGGGGTTACGAAGACTTAGATCTTAAGCTTGCGAAATGTGGAGTACAAGTTGAGTGGTCTAATTCTGTTGACATAATTTCAGAGACTGTTGCAAGTCTAGTATAA
- a CDS encoding DUF5710 domain-containing protein: MSYYAIDEEAILYLEVPYVAKDFAKKLGAKWDPVKKQWFISCSMDIAAFKQWLVFTKSEHGNMRADYFYLAQVNRNCYKCAQNTLVNAIILPQGFEVVDDSIMEELEKQNIPVEGKLFCRQNYSSIVSYVTYISLEALKEIYKYIDCCFFREEYSMSVDYSYYRSICQHCHSAQGDNYIISEYNSVFHPSNIEDFHKIQFYKIQQKIKIRAGAYSIDYEPLDYMIMQNV, encoded by the coding sequence ATGAGTTATTATGCAATCGACGAAGAAGCAATTTTGTATCTTGAAGTGCCTTATGTGGCAAAAGATTTTGCAAAAAAATTAGGAGCTAAATGGGACCCTGTAAAAAAACAATGGTTTATCTCATGTAGTATGGATATAGCAGCATTTAAGCAGTGGTTGGTTTTCACAAAATCTGAACATGGAAATATGCGAGCAGATTATTTCTACTTAGCTCAAGTCAACAGGAATTGCTATAAATGTGCCCAAAACACATTGGTAAATGCTATCATATTGCCGCAAGGATTTGAAGTAGTGGACGATAGCATTATGGAGGAATTAGAAAAACAAAATATCCCAGTAGAAGGGAAATTATTTTGTCGACAAAACTATTCATCAATCGTATCTTATGTTACTTATATTTCATTAGAAGCTTTGAAAGAAATATACAAATATATTGATTGTTGTTTTTTTCGAGAAGAATATTCTATGTCAGTAGACTATTCTTATTACCGGTCTATATGTCAACATTGTCATTCTGCACAAGGAGATAATTATATAATTTCTGAATATAACTCCGTATTTCATCCCAGTAATATTGAAGATTTTCATAAAATACAATTTTATAAAATTCAGCAGAAAATTAAAATTAGAGCAGGGGCGTACAGTATTGACTATGAACCATTAGATTACATGATTATGCAGAATGTATGA
- a CDS encoding NuoB/complex I 20 kDa subunit family protein, which produces MHSLKEQFNNQGYLVAKLEDIVCWARTGSLWPMTFGLACCAVEMMQAAASRYDMDRFGMLFRASPRQADVMIVAGTLTNKMAPALRKVYDQMAEPKWVISMGSCANGGGYYHYSYSVVRGCDRIVPVDVYVPGCPPTAESLLYGAFLLQQKIKKHKIVRS; this is translated from the coding sequence ATGCATTCATTAAAGGAACAATTTAATAATCAAGGATACCTAGTTGCAAAGCTAGAAGACATAGTATGCTGGGCACGTACTGGCTCTCTATGGCCCATGACTTTTGGACTTGCGTGTTGCGCTGTAGAAATGATGCAAGCTGCTGCAAGTAGGTACGATATGGATCGTTTTGGAATGCTTTTTAGAGCAAGCCCACGTCAAGCAGATGTTATGATTGTTGCTGGTACATTAACAAACAAAATGGCCCCGGCTCTTAGAAAAGTATATGATCAAATGGCAGAGCCTAAATGGGTTATTTCTATGGGAAGCTGTGCTAATGGAGGAGGATATTACCATTACTCTTATTCAGTTGTTAGAGGATGCGATCGTATTGTTCCTGTAGATGTGTATGTACCAGGCTGTCCACCAACAGCTGAAAGTTTATTATATGGAGCTTTTCTACTTCAACAAAAAATCAAAAAACATAAAATTGTCAGATCATGA
- a CDS encoding NADH-quinone oxidoreductase subunit A has protein sequence MINYLSIFIFICLTVFIALAIIILPQFLANKKPQKSKLSPYECGFEPTQDNAGQFNISFYLIAISFIVFDLEIIFLVPWALNLKNLSLTGFLSGLFFIFVLTVGFIYEWKKQVLDSK, from the coding sequence ATGATTAATTATTTAAGTATATTTATCTTCATCTGTCTTACCGTCTTTATTGCACTGGCTATAATCATTTTGCCCCAATTTCTAGCAAACAAAAAACCTCAAAAAAGTAAATTATCTCCTTACGAATGCGGTTTTGAGCCAACACAAGATAACGCAGGCCAATTTAATATTAGTTTCTACTTAATAGCCATTTCTTTTATAGTGTTTGATTTAGAAATCATTTTTTTAGTTCCATGGGCATTAAATTTAAAAAATCTAAGCTTGACAGGATTTTTATCAGGATTATTTTTTATCTTTGTGCTTACAGTTGGTTTTATCTATGAGTGGAAAAAACAAGTTTTAGATAGTAAGTAA
- a CDS encoding NADH-quinone oxidoreductase subunit C → MKEEVLNFVKNLDPECIQQTAEFITLITKKDLITKILSELKQDHNFRFTVLTDLFVADFPSRPKRFEVVYNLLSLKLNMRLIIKVQLKDKESMPSATSIFSAANWYEREAFDLFGIIFDEHPNLTRILTDYGFEGHPLRKDFPLSGYNQVKYDEKQESVIYEPLDLEQEFRSFDFASPWQGPDNVLPGDEKASFKPEPSKK, encoded by the coding sequence ATGAAGGAAGAGGTATTGAATTTCGTAAAAAACTTAGATCCAGAATGCATTCAGCAAACAGCTGAGTTTATAACCTTAATTACCAAAAAAGATCTGATAACCAAAATTTTATCTGAATTGAAACAAGATCATAATTTTAGATTTACGGTACTGACAGATCTATTTGTAGCTGATTTTCCTTCTCGCCCCAAAAGATTTGAAGTAGTTTATAACCTACTCAGCCTGAAGCTTAATATGCGCTTGATTATCAAGGTGCAATTGAAAGATAAAGAATCTATGCCTTCCGCAACTTCTATATTTTCAGCTGCAAATTGGTATGAACGTGAAGCTTTTGATTTATTTGGCATAATATTTGATGAGCATCCAAATTTAACTAGAATACTTACTGATTACGGTTTTGAAGGACACCCTTTAAGAAAAGACTTTCCTCTTAGCGGCTATAATCAGGTCAAATATGACGAAAAACAAGAAAGCGTAATATATGAACCATTAGATCTTGAACAAGAGTTTCGATCATTTGATTTTGCATCTCCTTGGCAAGGTCCAGATAACGTACTTCCTGGTGATGAAAAAGCTAGCTTTAAGCCAGAACCAAGCAAAAAATAA
- a CDS encoding autotransporter domain-containing protein, translating into MLLVRLICWKIPNIVKLQVIVVSLTLVFFAKNVLAVEPGSNKTPNSVSSGISTKDSGSEGSENPLLTNIRTPLASDSGSEGSENPLLTDIRTPLASDSGSEGSENPLLTNIRTPLASDSGSEGSENPLLTNIRTPLASDSGSEGSENRPAKEQHHWIPYNPPEEIKTKPQTLKRAGKIIVDKLPKQDVTIQPPQTIQTKAQTLKPAGKIIVDKLPKQDVTIQPPQTIQTKAQTLKPAEKIVVNKLPKQDVTIQPSQTIQTKAQTLKPAEKIVVNKLPKQDVTIQPSQTIQTKAQTLKPAGKIIINKLPKQDVTIQPSQTIQTKAQTLKPAGKIIVNKLPKQDVTIQPPQTIQTKKQTIEPAGQIVVNKPTAKEVSVRAPLKIQTKPQTLKPAGKIIVNKLPKQDVTIQPPQTVQTKKQTIEPAGQIVVNKPTIKEVSVRAPLKIQTKPQTLKPAGKIIINKLPKQDVTIPPPPQIQTKPRTLKPAEKLEIHAEEIRQNLEKGVLDPNTSNQDALFSLKYIHNISHMIFFDSMDLVSRILQTRLYNLSQSEISTLAAAGENDPVKKGLWIKGLSSFSKQKPKKNDLGYNNHQKGFAIGTDIELIKDLFTAGIAYTNTFSKTKFRGITITKDNIQKTNLHIITLYGEYVLSPKVRLNTNLNYGKAFIKTERNNQNILYLGKTKGELFRAQTEVSYKTDYNKIFSLLPKIGITFDKFSINSFKETSPNLSLNVGRKKITRIAANIGVRLIKRMKMREFEVTPGISINIEQAIFTKGNRNIITTIGNQSQSVVSDVVKPAKTTYAIGTFLSACKKSIELNLVYDYTFKRRYHSHSTYASLLFKF; encoded by the coding sequence ATGTTGCTTGTACGTTTAATTTGCTGGAAAATTCCTAACATTGTAAAACTGCAGGTAATTGTAGTAAGCCTAACGCTAGTCTTTTTCGCAAAAAATGTACTTGCTGTCGAACCGGGATCAAACAAAACCCCTAATTCCGTAAGTTCTGGTATATCAACCAAAGATTCAGGTTCAGAAGGCAGTGAAAATCCTTTGCTAACTAATATTAGAACACCTCTGGCTTCTGATTCAGGTTCAGAAGGTAGTGAAAATCCTTTGCTAACTGATATTAGAACACCTCTAGCTTCTGATTCAGGTTCAGAAGGTAGTGAAAATCCTTTGCTAACTAATATTAGAACACCTCTAGCTTCTGATTCAGGTTCAGAAGGTAGTGAAAATCCTTTGCTAACTAATATTAGAACACCTCTGGCTTCTGATTCAGGTTCAGAAGGTAGTGAAAATCGCCCAGCAAAAGAGCAACATCATTGGATACCCTATAATCCACCTGAGGAAATAAAAACCAAACCACAGACACTTAAGCGGGCTGGAAAAATTATAGTCGACAAACTACCTAAGCAAGATGTAACTATCCAACCACCTCAAACTATACAAACCAAAGCTCAGACACTTAAACCGGCTGGAAAAATTATAGTCGACAAACTACCTAAGCAAGATGTAACTATCCAACCACCTCAAACTATACAAACCAAAGCTCAGACACTTAAACCGGCTGAGAAAATTGTAGTCAATAAACTACCTAAGCAAGATGTAACCATCCAACCATCTCAAACTATACAAACCAAAGCTCAGACACTTAAACCGGCTGAGAAAATTGTAGTCAATAAACTACCTAAGCAAGATGTAACCATCCAACCATCTCAAACTATACAAACCAAAGCTCAGACACTTAAACCGGCTGGAAAAATTATAATCAATAAACTACCTAAGCAAGATGTAACCATCCAACCATCTCAAACTATACAAACCAAAGCTCAGACACTTAAACCGGCTGGAAAAATTATAGTCAATAAACTACCTAAGCAAGATGTAACTATCCAACCACCTCAAACTATACAAACCAAAAAACAAACAATCGAACCAGCTGGACAAATAGTTGTTAACAAACCAACTGCAAAGGAAGTGTCAGTACGAGCACCTTTGAAAATACAAACCAAGCCTCAGACGCTTAAACCGGCTGGAAAAATTATAGTCAACAAACTACCTAAGCAAGATGTAACTATCCAACCACCTCAAACTGTACAAACCAAAAAACAAACAATCGAACCAGCTGGACAAATAGTTGTTAACAAACCAACTATAAAGGAAGTGTCAGTACGAGCACCTTTGAAAATACAAACCAAGCCTCAGACGCTTAAACCGGCTGGAAAAATTATAATCAATAAACTACCTAAGCAAGATGTAACAATCCCACCACCTCCTCAGATACAAACTAAACCCCGGACACTTAAACCTGCTGAAAAATTAGAGATACACGCAGAAGAAATACGGCAAAATTTAGAAAAAGGAGTTCTAGATCCAAACACTTCAAACCAAGATGCTTTATTTTCGTTAAAATACATTCACAATATTTCACATATGATATTTTTCGATTCCATGGATTTAGTCTCTCGCATCCTTCAAACAAGATTATACAATTTAAGTCAATCAGAAATATCGACATTAGCTGCAGCTGGAGAGAATGATCCTGTAAAAAAGGGTTTATGGATAAAAGGTTTAAGCTCTTTTTCTAAACAAAAACCTAAAAAAAATGATCTTGGCTATAATAATCATCAAAAAGGTTTTGCGATTGGTACTGATATAGAATTGATAAAAGATCTTTTTACGGCTGGCATTGCTTATACAAACACTTTCTCTAAAACCAAATTTAGGGGAATCACTATTACTAAAGATAATATACAAAAAACCAATTTGCATATTATAACTCTTTATGGTGAATATGTTTTATCACCAAAGGTTCGGCTCAATACAAACTTAAATTACGGTAAAGCTTTCATAAAAACTGAGCGTAATAATCAAAATATATTATATTTAGGTAAAACCAAAGGAGAATTATTTAGAGCCCAAACAGAAGTTTCTTATAAAACTGACTATAACAAAATCTTTAGTTTATTACCAAAAATAGGAATTACGTTTGATAAATTCTCAATTAATAGCTTCAAAGAAACTAGCCCCAACCTTAGCTTGAATGTAGGACGAAAAAAAATCACTAGAATAGCAGCGAATATAGGTGTTAGGCTTATAAAACGTATGAAAATGCGCGAATTTGAAGTAACTCCTGGCATTAGTATTAATATAGAGCAAGCTATATTTACTAAGGGTAACAGAAATATAATCACAACTATAGGAAATCAATCTCAAAGTGTAGTATCAGATGTCGTTAAGCCAGCTAAGACTACTTATGCTATTGGTACTTTTTTAAGCGCTTGTAAAAAATCCATAGAACTTAATCTAGTATATGACTATACATTTAAGCGCCGTTATCATAGTCATTCTACTTACGCTTCTCTTCTCTTCAAGTTTTAA
- a CDS encoding virB8 family protein, which produces MESQDSRDEYLKKYFADLNVWYNDKYVKPFTHKSYIICFLVYSIVLCIAMGINIYKLFPLGHSIRYLIQLDNYRNNKKIYLVKPKNRHEDYLTFFSKYLVKNYVEQREIYDYIKLKEQILFVKSKSTPQVFNQFYSYLQVDNPNSPILRYEDQVKRFVYPLSNDMLDRNTAKMKFRSIVYDSKSNLIENLIWEAQVGFEINTNYFDNETKPTLYFVVTDYKLKLLENKLESDEKKT; this is translated from the coding sequence ATGGAATCTCAAGATAGTCGCGATGAATATTTAAAAAAATATTTTGCAGACTTAAATGTTTGGTATAATGACAAATACGTCAAACCCTTTACTCATAAGTCTTATATTATATGCTTTTTAGTGTATAGTATTGTGCTATGCATAGCTATGGGCATTAATATATATAAGCTATTTCCTTTGGGACATTCAATCAGGTATTTAATACAACTTGATAACTATCGCAATAATAAAAAGATATATTTAGTCAAGCCCAAAAATAGACACGAAGACTACCTGACTTTTTTTTCTAAATATTTAGTTAAAAATTACGTAGAACAAAGGGAAATTTATGACTACATAAAGCTGAAAGAACAAATACTTTTCGTTAAATCCAAATCAACACCTCAAGTATTTAATCAGTTTTATAGCTATTTGCAAGTAGATAATCCTAATTCTCCTATCTTAAGATATGAAGACCAGGTGAAAAGGTTTGTATACCCCCTATCTAACGACATGCTAGATCGCAATACCGCTAAAATGAAATTTAGATCGATAGTATACGATTCAAAAAGTAACCTAATAGAAAATTTAATTTGGGAAGCTCAAGTTGGATTTGAAATTAATACAAACTATTTTGATAACGAAACAAAACCAACTTTGTATTTTGTTGTAACGGACTACAAGCTGAAATTATTAGAGAATAAATTAGAAAGTGATGAGAAAAAAACTTAG